From Achromobacter spanius, a single genomic window includes:
- a CDS encoding efflux transporter outer membrane subunit produces MLQTFFPLRMSALLLTAALAGCSLAPVYERPASPLGDNWSLASTGPGESAAATLDWQSFVTDDALRKLVELALANNRDLRQSLLNIEAARAQYQITRADRLPGINAQGTGTRQRVPGDLNATGESAVQSNYQAGLGLTAFELDLFGRVRSLSDAALQEYLSTEATARSAQISLVAEVIQAYVARDSAQRRLDVTRQTLASRESSLELIVKRRQAGTATALDYQEALGLTEQSRAEMERMDREVRQAGNALGLLVGISDLSPYLPVRTADAPMLVQEIAAGAPSALLENRPDILAAEHQLQARNASIGAARAAFFPSISLTGLFGSSSADLSGLFESGQRAWSFAPQITLPIFAGGRNVANLDLASVRKDIAVAQYEKTIQTAFREVSDALVATETLRREEASRLALAQSSQIAMQLSEARYRGGVDSHLRYLDAQRSAYTDQITYIDVSAQRQAALATLFKALGGGWPAQQPPQAALD; encoded by the coding sequence ATGTTGCAGACCTTCTTTCCCTTGCGGATGTCCGCGCTGCTGCTGACCGCGGCGCTCGCGGGCTGCTCGCTGGCGCCTGTCTATGAACGCCCGGCGTCGCCCCTCGGTGACAACTGGAGCCTGGCGTCGACTGGCCCCGGCGAGTCCGCCGCGGCCACGCTGGACTGGCAGTCCTTCGTCACCGACGACGCCTTGCGCAAGCTGGTGGAACTGGCGCTGGCCAACAACCGCGACCTGCGCCAGTCGCTGCTCAACATCGAGGCGGCCCGGGCGCAATACCAGATCACGCGCGCGGACCGGCTGCCCGGCATCAATGCGCAGGGCACGGGCACGCGCCAACGTGTTCCCGGCGATCTGAACGCCACGGGCGAGTCGGCGGTGCAAAGCAATTACCAGGCCGGTCTGGGTCTGACCGCCTTTGAACTTGATCTGTTCGGCCGCGTGCGCAGCCTGTCGGACGCCGCCCTGCAGGAATACCTGTCGACCGAGGCCACGGCGCGCAGCGCGCAGATCAGCCTGGTGGCCGAGGTGATTCAGGCCTATGTGGCCCGCGACAGCGCGCAGCGCCGCCTGGATGTCACCCGCCAGACGCTGGCCAGCCGCGAGTCGTCGCTGGAACTGATCGTCAAGCGCCGCCAGGCGGGCACGGCCACGGCGCTGGACTACCAGGAAGCGCTGGGCCTGACCGAACAGTCGCGCGCGGAAATGGAACGCATGGACCGCGAAGTCCGCCAGGCCGGCAATGCGCTTGGCCTGCTGGTGGGGATCAGCGACCTGTCGCCGTACCTGCCGGTGCGCACGGCCGATGCGCCGATGCTGGTGCAGGAGATCGCGGCGGGCGCGCCGTCGGCGCTGTTGGAGAACCGGCCCGACATCCTGGCCGCCGAACATCAGTTGCAGGCCCGCAATGCCAGCATCGGCGCGGCGCGGGCGGCGTTCTTTCCCAGCATTTCGCTGACCGGGCTGTTCGGCAGTTCCAGCGCGGACCTGTCGGGCCTGTTCGAATCCGGCCAGCGCGCCTGGTCGTTCGCGCCGCAGATCACGCTGCCGATCTTTGCCGGCGGGCGCAATGTGGCCAATCTGGATCTGGCCAGCGTGCGCAAGGATATCGCCGTGGCGCAGTATGAAAAGACGATCCAGACGGCGTTTCGCGAGGTGTCCGACGCGCTGGTGGCCACCGAGACGCTGCGCCGCGAAGAGGCGTCGCGCCTTGCGCTGGCGCAGTCCAGCCAGATCGCCATGCAGTTGTCCGAGGCGCGTTATCGCGGCGGGGTCGACAGCCACCTGCGCTATCTGGACGCGCAGCGCAGCGCCTATACGGACCAGATCACCTACATCGACGTCAGCGCGCAGCGCCAGGCGGCGCTGGCGACCCTGTTCAAGGCGCTGGGCGGCGGCTGGCCGGCCCAGCAGCCGCCGCAGGCGGCGCTGGACTGA
- a CDS encoding MFS transporter: MAKQNEAAVRKVVTASLIGATIEWYDFFLYGVVAGIVFNKLYFPTGDPLVSTMLAYTTFAVGFVTRPLGGLIFGHFGDRIGRKSMLVMTLMIMGIATFLIGLVPTYDMIGIWAPILLLLLRVFQGIGLGGEWGGAVLMAYEYAPPEKKGFYASLPQIGLAIGLCLASGTVALLSVLLTDEQFMAWGWRVAFLASAAMVAVGMYIRLNIKETPEFTAVKAQNAESRIPFMDMMRRYPGNVVKGMGARYIDGVFFNVFGVFSISFLTQSVQITRTEALIGVMAAALVMCFFIPFFGRLSDRIGRTRVYFWGSLITAAASFPGFWMMINSGGNVMLIWLAIIIPFGILYAAIYGPEAALFCELFDAKVRYTGISFVYQFSGIFASGITPIIATALLKTGGGQPWLICLYVLFAGVVSAFCAWLIGRGKQPVELDGAGQPSMQGAGLRKA, from the coding sequence ATGGCCAAGCAAAACGAAGCGGCGGTGCGCAAAGTCGTCACCGCCTCGCTGATCGGCGCCACCATCGAGTGGTACGACTTTTTCCTGTATGGCGTCGTCGCCGGCATCGTATTCAACAAGCTGTACTTTCCGACCGGCGACCCGCTGGTCTCGACCATGTTGGCGTACACGACCTTCGCCGTGGGCTTTGTCACCCGGCCGCTGGGCGGGCTGATCTTCGGCCACTTCGGCGATCGCATCGGCAGAAAGAGCATGCTGGTGATGACGCTGATGATCATGGGCATTGCCACCTTCCTGATCGGTCTGGTGCCCACATACGACATGATCGGAATCTGGGCGCCCATCCTGCTGCTTCTCTTGCGCGTGTTCCAGGGGATCGGGCTGGGCGGCGAATGGGGCGGCGCGGTGCTCATGGCCTATGAGTACGCGCCGCCGGAGAAAAAAGGCTTTTATGCGTCGCTGCCGCAGATCGGGCTGGCCATCGGGCTGTGCCTGGCATCCGGCACGGTGGCGCTGCTGTCTGTCCTGCTGACCGACGAGCAATTCATGGCGTGGGGCTGGCGCGTCGCCTTCCTGGCGTCCGCGGCCATGGTGGCCGTGGGCATGTACATCCGGCTCAACATCAAGGAGACGCCCGAGTTCACGGCGGTCAAGGCGCAGAACGCCGAAAGCCGCATCCCGTTCATGGACATGATGCGGCGCTATCCCGGCAACGTCGTCAAGGGCATGGGCGCACGCTATATCGACGGCGTGTTCTTCAACGTCTTTGGCGTGTTCTCGATCTCGTTCCTGACGCAGTCGGTGCAGATCACGCGGACCGAGGCGCTGATCGGGGTGATGGCGGCGGCGCTGGTGATGTGCTTTTTCATCCCGTTCTTCGGGCGCCTGTCCGACCGCATCGGCCGCACGCGCGTGTACTTCTGGGGATCGCTCATCACCGCCGCGGCGTCGTTCCCGGGCTTCTGGATGATGATCAACAGCGGCGGCAACGTGATGCTGATCTGGCTGGCGATCATCATTCCGTTCGGGATCCTGTATGCCGCCATCTACGGACCGGAGGCCGCGCTGTTCTGCGAGCTTTTCGACGCCAAGGTCCGCTACACCGGCATTTCCTTCGTCTACCAGTTCTCGGGCATCTTCGCGTCCGGCATCACGCCCATCATCGCGACCGCGCTGCTCAAGACCGGCGGCGGGCAGCCATGGCTGATCTGCCTGTACGTGCTGTTCGCGGGCGTGGTGTCGGCGTTCTGCGCGTGGCTGATCGGGCGCGGCAAGCAGCCGGTGGAGCTGGACGGCGCGGGCCAGCCGTCCATGCAGGGGGCCGGGCTGCGCAAGGCGTAG
- a CDS encoding GMC family oxidoreductase, which yields MSDTVDYIVVGAGSAGCVMANRLSADGAHTVCLLEAGPKDTYPWIHIPIGYGKTMFHKVVNWGFYTDPDPNMLDRRIYWPRGRTLGGSSAINGLIYIRGQRQDYDAWAAAGNTGWGWDDCLPWFRKLENNDLGPGPTRGTDGPLNATSIKTPHPLVEALIAAAGKLGVPHVRDFNNGDQEGVGYYQLTTRNGRRCSTAVAYLRPAQDRANLRIETDAHAMAVLFEGSRACGVRFRQGGQVRTLRARREVVLCAGALQSPQLLQLSGVGPASLLREFGIGVVRDLPGVGENLQDHLQIRLIYETTRPITTNDQLRSLTGRLRMGLQWLLLRSGPLAVGINQGGLFCRVDPASRTPDTQFHFATLSADMAGGKVHPFSGCTYSVCQLRPTSRGRVRLRSTDPFEAPSMQPNYLSTELDRRMAVAAVRYARQVAATEPLSGLMKREFRPGPDVQTDDEILHFCREYGATIFHPSGTAKMGPRSDPLAVVDERLRVHGVSALRVVDCSIMPTLVSGNTNAPVVMLAERAADFMLQDVRQARAQVVRTPARMEMTDPG from the coding sequence ATGTCCGATACCGTCGATTACATCGTGGTGGGCGCCGGCTCGGCCGGATGCGTGATGGCGAACCGGTTGAGTGCGGACGGCGCGCACACGGTGTGCCTGCTGGAGGCCGGTCCCAAGGACACCTATCCCTGGATCCACATTCCCATCGGCTATGGCAAGACGATGTTCCACAAGGTGGTGAACTGGGGCTTCTATACGGACCCGGACCCCAACATGCTGGACCGGCGCATTTACTGGCCGCGCGGCCGCACGCTGGGCGGATCCAGCGCCATCAACGGCCTCATTTACATCCGCGGCCAGCGGCAGGACTACGACGCCTGGGCCGCTGCCGGCAACACGGGCTGGGGCTGGGACGACTGCCTGCCCTGGTTCCGCAAGCTGGAAAACAACGACCTGGGACCCGGCCCCACGCGGGGCACGGACGGGCCGCTGAACGCCACGTCCATCAAGACGCCGCATCCGTTGGTAGAAGCGCTGATCGCCGCCGCGGGCAAGCTGGGCGTGCCGCACGTGCGCGACTTCAATAACGGCGACCAGGAGGGCGTGGGCTATTACCAGCTCACCACGCGCAATGGCCGCCGCTGCTCCACCGCCGTGGCCTATCTGCGCCCCGCGCAGGACCGGGCCAACCTGCGCATCGAGACCGACGCGCACGCGATGGCGGTGCTGTTCGAAGGCAGCCGCGCCTGCGGCGTGCGTTTCCGGCAAGGCGGCCAGGTCCGCACGCTGCGCGCCCGGCGCGAAGTCGTGCTGTGCGCGGGCGCCCTGCAATCGCCGCAGCTGCTTCAGCTATCGGGCGTCGGCCCGGCCAGCCTGCTGCGCGAGTTCGGCATCGGCGTCGTGCGCGACTTGCCCGGCGTGGGCGAGAACCTGCAGGACCATCTGCAGATCCGCCTGATCTACGAGACCACCCGCCCCATCACCACCAATGACCAGTTGCGCAGCCTGACCGGCCGGCTACGCATGGGGCTGCAATGGCTGTTGCTGCGCAGCGGTCCGCTGGCCGTCGGCATCAATCAGGGCGGCCTGTTCTGCCGCGTCGATCCGGCCAGCCGCACGCCCGACACCCAGTTCCATTTCGCGACCCTGTCGGCCGACATGGCCGGCGGCAAGGTGCATCCGTTTTCCGGTTGCACGTATTCGGTGTGCCAGTTGCGGCCGACCTCGCGCGGCCGGGTGCGCCTGCGCAGCACGGATCCGTTCGAGGCGCCATCCATGCAGCCCAATTACCTGTCGACCGAACTGGACCGCCGCATGGCGGTGGCCGCCGTCCGCTATGCCCGCCAGGTCGCCGCGACCGAGCCGCTGTCCGGTCTGATGAAACGGGAATTCCGACCCGGCCCGGACGTGCAGACGGACGATGAGATCCTGCACTTTTGCCGCGAATATGGCGCGACCATCTTCCACCCGTCGGGCACGGCGAAGATGGGTCCGCGCAGCGATCCGCTTGCCGTCGTCGACGAACGCCTGCGTGTGCACGGCGTGTCGGCGCTGCGCGTGGTGGATTGCTCGATCATGCCCACGCTGGTCTCGGGCAACACCAACGCGCCGGTCGTGATGCTGGCCGAGCGCGCGGCGGATTTCATGCTGCAAGACGTGCGGCAGGCGCGCGCGCAAGTCGTGCGCACGCCCGCCCGGATGGAAATGACGGACCCCGGTTAG
- a CDS encoding IclR family transcriptional regulator, whose amino-acid sequence MEQNMQLRFQNRSAASESAADGRSDDAGGQQEAARSLRALLVLDHLARAQHPPTLAQLAQRLDMPKTTLMRLLAAMQRAGFVAATPTENGFVPGPQATSLALATLRASAFTRACRAVLTKLVGTLGETCNLTAPDGDQVVYMERVETSEPLRLFFAVGSHVPMHCTASGKLFLASMNRLERGRVLARLPLTRNTPRTLTDPAKLEAELERLAVRGIGIDNEEFVRGMSAVAVPVRDGEDRVVAAVACHAPTARVMLDDLLRAVPVLQGAAQSLHEVLAAHRPGG is encoded by the coding sequence ATGGAACAGAACATGCAGCTTCGGTTTCAAAATCGCAGTGCAGCATCGGAATCGGCCGCCGACGGCCGGTCCGATGACGCGGGCGGGCAGCAGGAGGCCGCCCGTTCGCTGCGGGCATTGCTGGTGCTGGATCACCTGGCCCGGGCGCAGCATCCGCCCACGCTCGCGCAGCTGGCGCAGCGGCTGGACATGCCCAAGACCACGCTGATGCGCCTTTTGGCGGCCATGCAGCGCGCGGGCTTTGTGGCCGCGACACCCACTGAAAACGGTTTCGTGCCGGGTCCGCAAGCGACCTCGCTGGCGCTGGCCACGCTGCGCGCCAGCGCCTTCACGCGGGCGTGCCGCGCGGTGCTGACCAAGCTGGTGGGCACGTTGGGGGAAACGTGCAACCTGACCGCGCCCGACGGTGACCAGGTCGTCTACATGGAGCGCGTCGAAACGTCCGAGCCCCTGCGCCTGTTCTTTGCCGTGGGCAGCCACGTGCCCATGCACTGCACGGCCAGCGGCAAGCTGTTTCTGGCGTCGATGAATCGCCTGGAGCGTGGCCGCGTGCTGGCGCGCCTGCCGCTCACGCGCAATACGCCGCGCACGCTGACCGACCCGGCCAAGCTGGAAGCCGAACTCGAGAGGCTGGCGGTGCGCGGCATCGGCATCGACAACGAGGAGTTCGTGCGCGGCATGAGCGCGGTGGCGGTGCCGGTGCGCGACGGCGAGGACCGCGTGGTGGCGGCGGTGGCCTGCCATGCGCCGACCGCGCGGGTGATGCTGGACGATCTGCTGCGCGCGGTGCCTGTGCTGCAAGGCGCGGCGCAGTCGCTGCACGAGGTGCTGGCGGCGCACCGGCCGGGCGGTTGA
- a CDS encoding class I SAM-dependent methyltransferase — protein sequence MHSDQTHPLQPYWNLAAAPVQAAALDAALQFGVFERLIEPASAAQAADALGLRPWQTASLLDMLWSLDLLHRIDGTPARYVCQAHTRQHFCKDQPGYCADAWRHRRRSLAHVGDQLAELLNPDGPAPDPYVQTDAKGWAEAARVQIAQEQRAMAVAAAREAIRCVPGAAQARRILDLGGGPGLIGIDLVQAHDQATGVVFDWPEAAAVAQENIERAGLSARMAVLGGDLARDPIGQDYDLIWCSSVLHFVPDAVAVLRKMRDALAPGGLLVMAHAEVPADALAAARVMAFYLPMMLLGRRVTRHGDLNRMLLDAGFTDVSGFDAPAFPMAPLRVLAARRPRIEARI from the coding sequence ATGCATTCAGACCAAACCCATCCGCTGCAACCTTATTGGAACCTTGCCGCCGCGCCGGTACAGGCCGCGGCCCTGGACGCCGCCTTGCAATTTGGCGTGTTCGAACGATTGATCGAGCCCGCGAGCGCCGCGCAGGCGGCCGACGCGCTGGGCCTGCGGCCGTGGCAGACCGCGAGCCTGCTCGACATGCTGTGGAGCCTGGACCTGTTGCATCGCATCGACGGCACGCCCGCGCGCTACGTCTGCCAGGCGCACACCCGCCAGCATTTCTGCAAAGATCAGCCCGGCTATTGCGCGGACGCGTGGCGCCACCGGCGGCGTTCGCTGGCGCATGTGGGCGATCAGTTGGCCGAACTCCTGAATCCGGACGGCCCCGCGCCCGATCCCTATGTGCAGACCGACGCCAAAGGCTGGGCCGAGGCCGCGCGCGTGCAGATTGCGCAGGAACAGCGCGCGATGGCGGTGGCGGCGGCGCGTGAAGCGATTCGCTGCGTGCCCGGCGCGGCGCAAGCCCGGCGCATCCTGGATCTGGGCGGCGGGCCTGGGCTGATCGGCATCGACCTCGTGCAAGCCCACGACCAAGCCACCGGCGTCGTCTTCGACTGGCCCGAGGCTGCCGCCGTGGCGCAGGAAAACATCGAACGCGCCGGGCTGTCCGCCCGCATGGCGGTGCTGGGCGGCGACCTGGCGCGTGATCCCATCGGCCAGGACTACGACCTGATCTGGTGCTCGTCCGTGCTGCATTTCGTGCCGGACGCGGTGGCCGTGCTGCGCAAGATGCGCGACGCGCTGGCGCCCGGCGGGCTGCTGGTGATGGCCCATGCCGAAGTCCCGGCCGACGCGCTTGCGGCCGCCCGCGTGATGGCGTTCTATCTGCCCATGATGCTGCTGGGCAGGCGGGTGACGCGCCACGGAGACCTGAACCGGATGCTGCTCGACGCAGGTTTTACGGACGTGAGCGGCTTCGATGCGCCGGCCTTTCCCATGGCGCCCTTGCGCGTGCTGGCCGCGCGCCGGCCGCGGATCGAGGCCCGAATCTAA